From the genome of Nitrosopumilus sp., one region includes:
- a CDS encoding cobalt-precorrin-5B (C(1))-methyltransferase — MNAINVQEEKRKLRTGYTTGSSATAASKAALLSIIDQKKVERVDILLPKRSYVQIPIYSCKFESDKACCSVIKNGGDDPDVTHGAEIIVELSFTDKKNEIEIDGGEGVGIVTKPGLGLEINKPAINPVPKKMIIENLREAGKEILLEKGIRIVISVPKGKELGPKTDNPRLGITNGISILGTSGIVIPFSTAAYAASIRQNLDVAIAAGNHTVVLTTGGRSEDFVKKMINLPEHCFVQIGDFSGYAIQQCGRKDIKMAHVVGFIGKLAKMAAGVKQTHVKGSKVDMNFLAELAQKCNANENVIQEIKRANTARHVSEIIQENEITGFFDLICSETYKHMRKHSEGKIPIDVILFDFEGKILARKS, encoded by the coding sequence ATGAATGCAATCAATGTGCAAGAAGAAAAGAGGAAACTAAGGACAGGTTATACCACAGGAAGTTCTGCAACTGCAGCATCAAAAGCTGCACTGTTATCAATAATAGATCAGAAAAAAGTTGAGCGTGTAGATATTTTATTGCCAAAAAGATCCTATGTTCAAATTCCAATATATTCATGCAAATTTGAATCCGACAAAGCATGCTGTTCAGTGATTAAAAATGGTGGAGATGATCCAGATGTTACTCATGGAGCAGAAATTATTGTAGAATTGTCATTTACGGATAAAAAAAATGAAATTGAGATTGATGGTGGAGAGGGAGTAGGCATAGTGACCAAACCAGGATTAGGGTTAGAAATTAACAAGCCTGCAATAAATCCAGTTCCTAAAAAAATGATTATTGAAAATTTAAGAGAAGCAGGGAAAGAGATTCTTTTAGAAAAAGGAATTCGAATAGTCATTTCAGTACCTAAAGGAAAAGAACTAGGGCCTAAAACTGACAATCCAAGATTAGGCATTACAAACGGAATCTCGATTTTGGGTACAAGTGGAATTGTTATTCCGTTTTCAACTGCAGCATATGCAGCATCAATTAGACAAAACTTGGATGTAGCCATAGCTGCAGGCAATCATACGGTGGTACTGACAACCGGTGGGAGAAGCGAGGATTTTGTAAAAAAAATGATAAATTTACCAGAACATTGTTTTGTGCAGATAGGTGATTTTTCAGGGTATGCAATTCAACAATGTGGTAGAAAAGATATCAAGATGGCACATGTTGTAGGTTTCATTGGAAAACTAGCAAAGATGGCGGCAGGGGTTAAACAAACCCATGTCAAAGGATCCAAAGTGGACATGAACTTTCTAGCAGAATTAGCTCAAAAATGCAATGCAAATGAAAATGTGATCCAAGAAATAAAAAGAGCAAACACCGCAAGACACGTTTCAGAAATTATTCAAGAAAATGAGATTACAGGGTTTTTTGACTTGATTTGTAGTGAGACGTATAAGCACATGAGAAAACATTCTGAAGGAAAAATTCCAATTGACGTAATATTGTTTGACTTTGAAGGAAAAATTTTGGCGAGAAAATCATGA
- a CDS encoding NAD-dependent epimerase/dehydratase family protein, whose product MVKSLKIVVTGASGFIAKNLRKYLSEKNIELISISRNDFKIFKCETKIITKNYDQKNILKTIQNADALIHLVGIGKQSVNVDFDMINTDLTKRIVNLSKTSQIKKIIFLSGLGVSRNTSLGYFISKYNAERQIIHSGLNFTIFRPSYIVGKDDLFSKNLKNQIKSGEILIPGSGLYSIQPIHVSDVVKVIFESVSQSRFNNKIIDLVGPDYVTFEKYVKLFSKGTKVKIKKINLENAYHGAIINSKSDFGIDDLNILIGNFKGNQERLSKISKVKFQSVLKILQSGRML is encoded by the coding sequence GTGGTCAAATCTCTAAAGATTGTTGTTACGGGAGCAAGTGGTTTCATTGCAAAAAATCTTCGAAAATATTTATCAGAAAAAAATATTGAATTAATTTCTATATCTAGAAATGACTTTAAAATTTTCAAGTGTGAAACTAAAATCATCACCAAAAATTATGATCAGAAAAATATTCTCAAAACAATACAAAATGCGGATGCGTTAATTCATCTTGTTGGAATAGGAAAACAATCAGTGAATGTAGATTTTGATATGATAAATACTGATTTGACAAAACGTATTGTTAATTTAAGTAAAACATCTCAAATTAAAAAAATTATTTTTTTAAGTGGTTTGGGAGTTTCACGAAATACGTCATTAGGTTACTTTATTTCAAAATATAATGCAGAAAGACAAATTATTCATTCTGGCCTAAATTTTACGATTTTTAGGCCTTCATATATTGTTGGAAAAGATGATTTGTTTTCAAAAAATCTAAAAAATCAAATTAAATCTGGAGAAATATTGATTCCTGGCTCTGGGTTGTATTCAATTCAACCAATACATGTGTCTGATGTCGTAAAAGTTATTTTTGAATCTGTTTCTCAATCGAGATTTAACAATAAAATCATTGATCTTGTTGGGCCTGATTATGTAACTTTTGAAAAATACGTCAAACTTTTTTCTAAAGGAACCAAAGTCAAAATTAAAAAAATTAACCTTGAAAATGCGTATCATGGTGCAATAATTAACTCAAAATCTGATTTTGGAATAGATGATCTCAATATACTAATTGGTAACTTTAAAGGAAATCAGGAAAGACTTTCTAAAATATCTAAAGTAAAATTTCAATCTGTGCTGAAAATACTACAATCCGGCAGAATGCTTTAA
- a CDS encoding methionine adenosyltransferase: MTNNFLFTSESVTEGHPDKICDNISDAFLDEYLRQDPNSRVAVETMVTTDFVVVSGEVTSKAVFDKKAQEELVRKTIREIGYDNKDLMFDCDSCEVDLRLHSQSPDISQGVTATEEKEQGAGDQGLMFGYATNETEELMPMPILLAHKLIQKLSQVRRDQSLSWVRPDGKSQVSVRYEDNKPTKIETVVISTQHTPEISQEEISREIIDKVIKPVLGDLWNNNIKIHINPTGKFVIGGPHGDAGLTGRKIIVDSYGGFGRHGGGAFSGKDPSKVDRSACYMCRYIAKNLVAAGLADRCEVQLAYAIGVAEPVSLYVNTFETNKIPENQIEELVKKNFDMKPTGIISQLELKKPIYKKTASYGHFGRNEPEFTWEKTDKAEALKHSAGL; the protein is encoded by the coding sequence ATGACCAATAATTTTCTGTTTACATCTGAATCAGTTACGGAAGGTCATCCAGACAAAATATGCGATAATATTTCAGATGCATTCTTGGATGAATATCTTAGACAAGATCCAAATTCAAGAGTTGCGGTTGAAACAATGGTCACTACAGATTTTGTGGTCGTGTCAGGAGAAGTAACATCAAAGGCAGTTTTTGATAAGAAGGCTCAAGAAGAATTAGTTAGAAAAACAATTAGAGAAATAGGATATGACAATAAAGATTTGATGTTTGATTGTGATAGCTGCGAAGTTGATTTAAGACTTCATTCTCAAAGTCCAGATATCAGTCAAGGAGTAACTGCAACAGAAGAGAAAGAGCAAGGTGCAGGAGATCAAGGTCTAATGTTTGGTTATGCAACAAATGAAACAGAAGAATTAATGCCCATGCCAATTTTACTTGCACACAAACTCATTCAAAAATTATCACAGGTACGAAGAGATCAATCCTTGTCATGGGTCAGGCCAGATGGTAAATCACAAGTATCAGTTAGATATGAAGACAACAAGCCTACAAAAATAGAAACCGTAGTCATATCAACACAACATACGCCAGAAATCTCTCAAGAGGAAATTTCAAGAGAAATAATTGATAAAGTGATCAAACCTGTATTAGGAGATCTTTGGAATAATAACATAAAGATACACATCAATCCCACAGGTAAGTTTGTAATTGGCGGCCCACATGGTGATGCAGGACTAACCGGAAGAAAAATTATTGTAGACAGTTATGGCGGATTTGGAAGACATGGTGGAGGGGCTTTTTCCGGAAAGGATCCATCTAAAGTAGACAGATCAGCATGTTACATGTGTAGATATATTGCTAAAAATTTAGTTGCTGCAGGGCTGGCTGATAGATGCGAGGTTCAACTTGCTTATGCGATCGGAGTAGCAGAACCTGTGTCACTTTATGTAAATACATTTGAAACAAACAAGATTCCTGAAAACCAAATTGAGGAGTTAGTAAAAAAGAATTTTGACATGAAGCCAACAGGAATCATTTCACAACTTGAATTAAAAAAACCAATCTACAAAAAAACTGCATCGTACGGTCATTTTGGAAGAAACGAACCAGAATTTACATGGGAAAAAACAGACAAAGCTGAAGCATTAAAGCATTCTGCCGGATTGTAG
- a CDS encoding ribonucleoprotein translates to MSQTSSAKRPLTTLQKSTKKKVTVRLKNEVEYKGKMDNVDSYMNLIMTDAEEIHDGKTIANYGRVIVRGNNVLFIKLENEL, encoded by the coding sequence GTGTCCCAAACAAGTAGCGCAAAACGACCTCTAACAACTCTTCAAAAAAGTACCAAGAAGAAAGTTACTGTAAGACTAAAAAATGAGGTTGAGTATAAAGGAAAAATGGATAATGTAGATTCGTACATGAACTTGATTATGACGGATGCGGAAGAAATTCATGACGGTAAAACAATTGCAAATTATGGTAGAGTAATTGTAAGAGGCAACAACGTATTATTTATCAAACTAGAAAATGAACTCTAA
- a CDS encoding AAA family ATPase — translation MICTGLQKLDNFLSGGIPPGVIVDIFGETGTGKTLLLLQLSINSIKNGGNVLYLDTTGGFRPERILEIQKESEIRINLLEKIMVSRITNTSEQIKSLKNLEKNDFSLIVIDNITDLFSYEYQNDESSFEKNSIFMKYMHELSKFAITKKIPIVMTNMVRNIEGRETENMKSAIDPFTHIKIHLFKNQSKLTGTVYWALKQNSFSYTINKIGISNDDENH, via the coding sequence ATGATTTGTACTGGTTTACAAAAATTAGACAATTTTTTATCTGGAGGAATCCCCCCCGGCGTAATTGTAGATATTTTTGGTGAAACTGGAACTGGAAAAACTTTACTGCTATTACAACTATCAATTAATTCAATTAAAAATGGTGGTAATGTTTTGTATTTGGATACTACAGGCGGATTCAGGCCTGAACGAATTTTAGAAATTCAAAAAGAATCTGAAATACGTATTAATTTACTTGAAAAGATAATGGTGTCTAGAATTACAAATACTTCAGAACAAATCAAATCACTAAAAAATCTCGAAAAAAATGATTTTTCTTTAATTGTAATTGATAATATTACTGATTTATTTTCTTATGAGTATCAAAATGATGAATCATCTTTTGAAAAAAATTCTATATTTATGAAATACATGCATGAACTGTCAAAATTTGCAATCACAAAAAAAATCCCTATTGTCATGACCAATATGGTTAGAAACATTGAAGGTAGAGAAACTGAAAATATGAAAAGTGCAATTGATCCTTTCACACATATCAAAATACATCTGTTTAAGAATCAGTCAAAACTAACTGGTACGGTTTACTGGGCACTAAAACAAAATTCTTTTTCTTATACAATCAATAAGATTGGAATTTCTAATGATGATGAAAATCATTAG